In a genomic window of Dyadobacter fermentans DSM 18053:
- a CDS encoding LIC_13387 family protein: protein MKPKLVLRLAALCIAVHLIGHFFGHFSWKETPDPVKQEVIRQMTGPEFEFMGVMRSMGDYFEGYGLILFVVYGMSIALILSAARYSDSYHDIARKVLTPIGIGYVAMGAIEFVYFFPFAGFISLAAGALIILAIFLNG from the coding sequence ATGAAACCCAAACTCGTTCTGCGCCTTGCTGCGCTGTGTATCGCCGTGCATTTAATCGGGCATTTTTTTGGTCATTTTTCGTGGAAAGAAACCCCTGATCCCGTCAAACAGGAGGTGATCCGGCAAATGACCGGCCCGGAGTTCGAGTTTATGGGCGTAATGCGGAGCATGGGCGACTATTTCGAAGGTTACGGCCTGATCCTGTTTGTCGTATATGGCATGTCGATAGCGCTCATTCTCTCCGCCGCACGGTATTCCGACAGCTACCACGACATTGCCCGCAAGGTGCTCACACCCATCGGGATCGGCTACGTCGCCATGGGCGCCATTGAATTCGTGTATTTCTTCCCGTTTGCAGGCTTCATCAGCCTCGCCGCGGGGGCGCTCATCATCCTCGCCATTTTCCTGAACGGATAG
- a CDS encoding MFS transporter, protein MEEKLRISAARRATLLIFLVCGIGLSSWAPMVPFAKIRLGLNDADLGVVLLALGAGAILTMPVTGLLINKYGSRTVAVVSALVIASLLPLLLLAGTAYELAAALFVFGAGIGSIDVSMNAQAVVVQERYGSHIMSSFHGMFSVGGLIGSIGLGFLIKAGLSPTYAAIAISALLVVITFTQSRYLLPHSEEAKMDSTSFVLPKGPVILLGIMCFILFLAEGSLLDWSAVFLQFSRGFDPSFSGLGYAAFSVAMAIMRLTGDGLIHRLGPAKVVFYGTLLAGAGFMVAVLIPPAIAALVGFVMVGLGAANVVPIFFTAAGRIPNIPPSIALSAVTILGYSGQLAGPALIGVLAEITSLSWALGLVGVLLFFVAFGYKHRD, encoded by the coding sequence ATGGAAGAGAAACTGAGAATCAGCGCGGCCAGACGAGCCACTTTATTAATATTTTTGGTGTGCGGCATCGGCCTGTCGAGCTGGGCGCCGATGGTACCTTTTGCCAAAATCAGACTTGGGTTGAACGATGCCGATCTGGGTGTGGTGCTGCTCGCATTGGGAGCCGGGGCCATTCTCACCATGCCCGTAACGGGGTTGCTGATCAACAAATATGGCAGCCGCACGGTCGCGGTGGTGTCGGCGCTGGTGATTGCCTCACTCCTTCCCCTGCTCCTGCTGGCCGGCACAGCCTATGAGCTGGCTGCCGCTCTTTTCGTTTTCGGTGCGGGCATCGGCTCCATTGATGTGTCCATGAACGCGCAGGCGGTAGTAGTGCAGGAGCGCTACGGCAGCCACATTATGTCGTCGTTTCACGGCATGTTCAGCGTCGGCGGGCTCATCGGTTCCATCGGCCTCGGTTTCCTCATCAAAGCGGGGCTGTCGCCTACTTACGCCGCCATCGCGATTTCTGCATTGCTCGTTGTGATCACCTTCACGCAGTCGCGGTACCTGCTGCCCCATTCCGAGGAGGCCAAAATGGACAGTACGAGCTTTGTATTGCCCAAAGGCCCGGTGATCCTGCTCGGCATTATGTGCTTCATTCTTTTCCTCGCAGAAGGCTCTTTGCTCGATTGGAGCGCCGTTTTCCTGCAATTCTCGCGCGGTTTCGACCCTTCGTTCTCCGGACTTGGCTATGCCGCATTTTCAGTGGCGATGGCCATTATGCGCCTTACCGGCGACGGCCTCATTCATCGCCTGGGCCCGGCCAAAGTGGTGTTTTACGGGACGTTACTTGCCGGAGCCGGATTTATGGTCGCCGTACTCATCCCACCTGCCATTGCTGCATTGGTAGGTTTTGTGATGGTAGGGCTTGGCGCTGCCAATGTGGTGCCTATATTCTTCACCGCCGCGGGCCGCATTCCCAACATTCCGCCGTCGATCGCCTTGTCGGCCGTGACTATTCTGGGCTATTCGGGCCAGCTGGCCGGTCCTGCGCTGATAGGCGTGCTGGCCGAGATCACGTCGCTCTCGTGGGCGCTTGGGCTGGTTGGGGTGCTATTGTTTTTCGTCGCATTCGGCTACAAGCACCGCGACTAG
- a CDS encoding alpha/beta hydrolase-fold protein gives MKHLLLLFCFFTSIAANAQPPEESYPMDPASEEHARVPKGEVLKFVFDQSKIFPGTWREYWVYVPAQYKPDAPACVYVNQDGIQWNAPTVFDNLIHQKEMPVTIGVFVMHGRVKAANPDGANDRFNRSFEYDGLGDAYARFILEEILPEVEKQKTSDGRPIRLSKNGNDRAIGGSSSGAVCAFTAAWERPDAFSRVFSAIGTYVGLRGADRYPTLVRKVAPKPIRIYMQDGANDLNIYAGDWWMANQTMLRALTFAGYEVTHKWGEGGHNGKHGTALFPEAMRYLWKGWPEKVKTGESENATLAALLISGEGWKETKNAFPIVGKPTSSSVNSLKTLKAVGAALSPDQTLVYTIDSSHWVHASQIQPNGKLAHRQRFGWLHVTDDDNKAGASGIICDREGRIYVATNMGVQILDQTGRVNAILPLPAGMVTKIAFGGADSDVLNVEISGKDYGRKLRTSGIRVGEAPNKPNAPKL, from the coding sequence ATGAAGCATCTTCTGCTCCTGTTTTGCTTTTTCACATCCATTGCAGCCAATGCCCAGCCGCCGGAGGAAAGTTACCCCATGGACCCCGCTTCCGAAGAGCACGCGCGCGTGCCGAAAGGCGAAGTATTGAAATTTGTATTTGACCAATCCAAAATATTCCCCGGTACCTGGCGAGAATACTGGGTGTACGTGCCTGCGCAATACAAGCCCGACGCGCCCGCGTGTGTGTATGTGAACCAGGATGGCATTCAATGGAATGCCCCGACGGTGTTTGATAACCTCATTCACCAGAAGGAAATGCCGGTGACAATCGGCGTGTTTGTGATGCATGGCCGCGTGAAAGCCGCCAATCCCGACGGAGCCAACGACCGTTTCAACCGCAGTTTCGAATACGATGGCCTGGGCGATGCCTATGCGCGGTTTATCCTCGAAGAAATCCTGCCCGAAGTAGAAAAGCAGAAGACGAGCGATGGCCGGCCGATCCGCCTTTCAAAAAACGGCAACGACCGCGCGATAGGCGGGTCGAGCAGCGGGGCGGTATGCGCATTCACGGCAGCGTGGGAGCGGCCCGATGCATTTTCGCGCGTTTTTAGCGCCATAGGTACTTACGTAGGCCTCCGGGGCGCCGACCGCTACCCGACATTAGTCCGGAAAGTAGCGCCCAAGCCTATTCGCATTTACATGCAGGACGGCGCCAATGACCTCAATATTTACGCCGGCGACTGGTGGATGGCGAACCAAACAATGCTGCGAGCGCTTACATTCGCGGGCTACGAAGTCACGCACAAATGGGGCGAGGGAGGCCACAATGGCAAACATGGCACGGCGCTTTTTCCCGAGGCCATGCGCTATTTATGGAAAGGCTGGCCGGAAAAAGTAAAAACCGGCGAATCGGAGAATGCGACGCTGGCTGCATTGCTGATTTCGGGAGAGGGATGGAAGGAAACAAAGAACGCATTTCCGATCGTTGGGAAACCGACATCGTCCAGTGTAAATTCCTTAAAGACACTCAAAGCAGTGGGTGCCGCCCTTTCACCTGATCAGACATTGGTTTACACCATTGACTCATCACACTGGGTACACGCCTCGCAGATTCAACCCAATGGAAAACTGGCACACAGGCAGCGATTCGGGTGGCTGCACGTGACTGATGATGATAACAAAGCGGGTGCTTCCGGCATTATTTGCGACCGGGAAGGCCGGATTTATGTAGCCACCAACATGGGCGTGCAAATACTCGATCAGACCGGGCGTGTGAATGCCATTTTACCCTTGCCGGCGGGAATGGTAACCAAAATTGCATTCGGCGGAGCAGATTCGGACGTGCTGAATGTAGAAATCAGTGGCAAAGATTATGGCCGCAAACTGAGGACCAGCGGCATTCGGGTAGGAGAAGCGCCCAACAAGCCGAACGCTCCCAAATTGTAG
- a CDS encoding aldo/keto reductase translates to MEYRQLGGSGLKVPVLSFGTGTFGGTGDFFKAWGNTQVDEAKTLVGLCMDAGLNFFDTANVYSQGLSEEILGKAVIGLRDRIILSTKATFKMGNKPNESGSGRFHLIKACEDSLRRLQTDYIDVYHMHGFDGTTPVEETLSALNDLIRDGKIRYIACSNFSGWHLMKSLSVSERYGWAKYIAHQAHYSLLSREFEWELMPLAVDQHVGTIVWSPLSAGRLGGKYRRGQPVPPEGRIAQGGGEGPEVPEEFFFHLIDVLDEVAAETGKTVAQVALNWLLQRPTVSNIVIGARNEEQLKQNLGAVGWNLTLDQVKRLDAASDKSPIYPYWHQRKNTALNPLPDFYGRFSGR, encoded by the coding sequence ATGGAATACAGACAACTGGGAGGATCGGGGCTAAAAGTTCCTGTGCTGAGCTTCGGGACCGGCACATTCGGCGGAACGGGCGATTTCTTCAAAGCATGGGGAAACACGCAGGTGGACGAGGCCAAAACGCTCGTAGGCCTTTGTATGGATGCGGGGCTCAATTTCTTTGATACGGCGAATGTGTATTCGCAGGGCCTTTCCGAGGAAATTCTGGGCAAAGCGGTGATTGGGCTGCGTGACAGGATCATTCTTTCTACCAAAGCCACATTCAAGATGGGTAACAAGCCCAACGAATCGGGTTCGGGCCGTTTTCACCTGATCAAGGCTTGCGAGGATAGCTTGCGCAGGCTGCAAACCGATTATATCGACGTGTACCATATGCACGGTTTCGACGGCACTACGCCGGTAGAAGAAACGCTGAGCGCGCTGAACGACCTGATCCGCGACGGCAAGATCCGCTATATTGCCTGTTCCAACTTTTCGGGCTGGCACCTGATGAAGTCGCTTTCGGTTTCGGAGCGGTATGGCTGGGCGAAGTACATTGCCCATCAGGCGCATTACTCGCTGCTGAGCCGGGAGTTTGAATGGGAGCTCATGCCCCTCGCCGTCGACCAGCACGTGGGCACCATCGTGTGGAGCCCGCTGTCAGCCGGCAGGCTCGGTGGAAAATACCGCCGCGGGCAGCCTGTTCCGCCGGAAGGGCGCATTGCCCAGGGAGGCGGTGAAGGCCCGGAAGTTCCCGAGGAATTTTTCTTCCATTTAATCGATGTGCTCGACGAAGTAGCCGCGGAGACGGGCAAAACCGTTGCGCAGGTCGCATTGAACTGGCTGTTGCAGCGGCCTACGGTGAGCAACATCGTGATCGGCGCGCGCAATGAGGAGCAATTGAAGCAAAACCTCGGCGCTGTGGGCTGGAACCTCACCCTCGACCAGGTAAAGCGATTGGATGCGGCGAGTGACAAATCGCCCATTTATCCGTACTGGCACCAGCGGAAAAACACCGCATTGAATCCCCTCCCTGATTTTTACGGCCGTTTTTCGGGCCGGTAA
- a CDS encoding GMC oxidoreductase produces the protein MANLNIDAKKDITYDAIVIGSGVSGGWAAKELTEKGLKVLMLEKGKNLEHVTGYENALKAPWETQYNGRLTVKQKETHPFLSRDYPYNEMTEKYWMNDMDQPYEEKKRFDWFRPNIVGGKSIMWGRQSYRWSDLDFEANLKDGVAVDWPIRYKDVAPWYSYVEKHVGISGEKLGLSQLPDSDFIAPMEMYHVEKEVRKRLEKEFPGRVMTIGRVANLSQPTKIQLEGGRGPCQYRNRCSYGCPYGAYFSTQSSTLPPAMKTGRLTLRPDSVVREIIYDGKKQGGRATGVRVIDTVTLQEREFFANIIFVCASALATTALLLNSTSDRFPNGMGNDSGELGHNLMDHHFRTGASGTWEGDLDKYYFGRRANGIYVPRYRNVGSDKRDYLRGFGYQGGGGRQGWQRNVAELAFGADFKEELTTPGNWTMGFGGFGETLPYHENRMYLSKDKKDKFGIPAVVFDADLRENEKKMRKDMMNDAAEMLEKSGVKNVRTYDNGSYLGMAIHEMGTARMGRDPKTSVLNGNNQLHAVKNVFVTDGACMTSASCVNPSLTYMALTARAVDFAVKESKKKNI, from the coding sequence ATGGCGAATCTTAATATCGACGCAAAAAAAGACATTACCTACGACGCTATCGTGATCGGCTCGGGAGTTTCCGGCGGCTGGGCGGCGAAAGAACTGACCGAGAAAGGCCTGAAAGTACTCATGCTCGAAAAGGGCAAGAACCTGGAACACGTAACCGGCTATGAAAACGCATTAAAAGCTCCCTGGGAGACCCAATACAATGGCCGGCTGACGGTTAAACAGAAAGAAACCCACCCATTCCTCTCGCGCGACTATCCGTATAATGAAATGACCGAGAAGTACTGGATGAACGACATGGACCAGCCGTACGAGGAGAAAAAACGCTTCGACTGGTTCCGTCCGAACATCGTCGGTGGAAAGTCCATTATGTGGGGACGGCAATCGTACCGGTGGAGCGACCTCGATTTCGAGGCGAACCTGAAAGACGGAGTCGCCGTCGACTGGCCGATCCGTTACAAAGACGTAGCTCCGTGGTATTCATATGTAGAAAAACACGTAGGTATTTCGGGCGAAAAGCTGGGCCTCTCCCAGTTGCCGGACAGCGATTTCATTGCACCGATGGAAATGTACCATGTGGAAAAAGAAGTGCGTAAGCGCCTCGAAAAAGAATTCCCTGGCCGTGTGATGACCATTGGCCGCGTCGCTAACCTTTCCCAACCGACCAAAATCCAGCTCGAAGGCGGGCGCGGCCCGTGCCAGTACCGCAACCGCTGCTCTTACGGATGCCCTTACGGCGCCTATTTCAGCACCCAGTCGTCGACATTGCCGCCAGCGATGAAAACCGGCCGACTGACGCTCCGCCCGGATTCGGTGGTACGCGAAATTATTTATGACGGCAAAAAACAGGGAGGCCGCGCTACCGGCGTGCGTGTGATTGACACGGTAACTTTGCAGGAACGCGAGTTTTTTGCCAACATCATATTCGTATGCGCCAGCGCGCTCGCAACCACTGCATTGCTCCTTAACTCCACCTCGGACCGCTTCCCGAACGGAATGGGCAATGACTCCGGCGAACTAGGCCATAACCTCATGGACCACCACTTCCGCACCGGCGCGAGCGGAACCTGGGAGGGCGATCTCGATAAATATTACTTCGGCCGCCGGGCCAACGGCATTTACGTGCCGCGCTACCGCAACGTGGGCAGCGACAAGCGCGACTATCTGCGCGGATTCGGCTATCAGGGAGGCGGCGGCCGCCAGGGATGGCAGCGCAACGTGGCCGAGCTGGCATTCGGTGCCGATTTCAAGGAAGAACTTACCACGCCGGGCAACTGGACCATGGGCTTCGGCGGATTCGGCGAAACGCTGCCTTACCACGAAAACCGCATGTATCTCAGCAAGGACAAAAAGGACAAATTCGGCATTCCGGCCGTGGTGTTCGACGCGGATTTGCGTGAGAATGAGAAAAAAATGCGGAAAGACATGATGAACGACGCCGCCGAAATGCTAGAAAAATCCGGCGTGAAGAACGTCCGTACATACGATAATGGCTCTTACCTCGGAATGGCCATCCACGAAATGGGAACCGCCCGCATGGGCCGCGACCCTAAAACGTCGGTCCTGAACGGCAACAACCAGCTACACGCAGTGAAAAACGTGTTCGTGACGGACGGTGCCTGTATGACTTCCGCGTCGTGCGTGAACCCGTCGCTCACCTACATGGCGCTCACGGCGCGTGCGGTGGATTTTGCGGTGAAAGAATCCAAGAAGAAAAATATCTGA
- a CDS encoding gluconate 2-dehydrogenase subunit 3 family protein has product MNRREAVQRITFLLGGAISAPLMAGIAGERLNFGPSLEISDQQEALLAEVADVIIPTTGTPGAKAAGAEKFIVRVMRDCYPMDEQKKFYDGLTKVNALAKETYSKDFTALDATQKNDIIKKTTVSDKPFFLQMKGLTVTGYFTSEIGATQALDYLPIPGRFDGSWPMPKGQKSWAL; this is encoded by the coding sequence ATGAACCGTAGAGAAGCTGTTCAAAGAATAACCTTCCTGCTTGGCGGCGCCATTTCGGCACCGCTCATGGCCGGCATTGCAGGCGAACGTCTGAATTTCGGCCCCTCACTCGAAATCTCCGACCAGCAGGAAGCACTGCTTGCCGAAGTGGCCGATGTGATCATCCCCACTACCGGCACGCCGGGCGCGAAGGCAGCCGGTGCGGAGAAGTTTATCGTACGCGTCATGCGCGACTGCTATCCGATGGACGAGCAGAAAAAGTTTTATGATGGCCTTACCAAAGTGAATGCATTGGCTAAGGAAACCTATTCGAAGGATTTTACCGCGCTGGATGCCACGCAGAAAAACGACATTATTAAAAAGACCACCGTTTCCGATAAGCCGTTCTTCCTGCAAATGAAGGGGCTCACCGTGACCGGCTATTTCACCTCAGAGATCGGCGCGACGCAGGCGCTTGATTACCTGCCGATCCCAGGCCGGTTTGATGGCAGCTGGCCTATGCCCAAAGGACAGAAAAGCTGGGCACTTTAA
- a CDS encoding BamA/TamA family outer membrane protein, with amino-acid sequence MAIQVSQAYAQDGWFRRFVQKTISDTTGEGKSSFRVYPTLGYAPETSVEVGLSSLLLFQAKGDTLNRLSEVAAFTFVTLEGQYGIWLDNAIYGDKDKWFFLGRTRFQRFPLLYYGIGHTTPEAEPALIDANYLLFRQRVLRRIRPNFFIGPEVDYQQLYNAKFKQPEGHFYDEPKGSQGTLNIGLGAAVVYDNRHNVLNVRKGLFGELSFLKYNRSLASDYNFQGFNLDVRSSHPLTRRNVLAWQIYGNFFTGNVPFNQMALMGGEMIMRGYYYGRYRDKNMLATQVEHRWLPFGFSKRFGGAVFAGAAVVGPKIGSLTPARARLSGGVGLRYLLFPKKDIFLRLDVGFTKDGPGFYLFTGEAF; translated from the coding sequence ATGGCAATTCAGGTTTCGCAGGCATATGCGCAGGACGGCTGGTTCAGGCGTTTTGTACAAAAAACAATTTCAGATACGACGGGCGAAGGAAAATCGAGCTTTCGCGTGTACCCTACATTGGGTTACGCGCCCGAGACGAGCGTGGAGGTGGGGCTGTCCTCGCTGCTGCTTTTTCAGGCCAAAGGCGATACGCTCAACCGCCTGAGCGAAGTAGCGGCATTTACATTCGTCACGCTCGAAGGACAGTACGGTATTTGGCTCGACAATGCAATTTACGGGGATAAAGACAAGTGGTTCTTCCTCGGACGGACGCGTTTCCAGCGCTTCCCCTTGCTGTATTACGGGATCGGGCACACCACGCCCGAAGCCGAGCCGGCATTGATCGACGCGAACTACCTGCTTTTCCGGCAACGCGTGCTCCGGCGCATCAGGCCGAACTTCTTTATCGGCCCGGAAGTCGACTATCAGCAGCTATATAATGCGAAATTCAAACAGCCCGAGGGTCATTTCTATGACGAGCCGAAGGGTAGCCAAGGCACGCTCAATATCGGCCTGGGAGCGGCGGTGGTGTATGATAACCGCCATAATGTGCTCAATGTCCGCAAAGGTTTGTTTGGGGAATTGTCTTTTCTGAAATACAACCGTTCGCTCGCCAGCGACTATAATTTCCAGGGCTTTAACCTGGATGTCCGCAGTTCGCACCCGCTAACACGCCGGAATGTATTGGCCTGGCAGATCTACGGTAACTTTTTTACGGGTAATGTGCCATTTAATCAAATGGCTCTGATGGGCGGGGAAATGATCATGCGCGGTTACTATTATGGTCGCTACCGCGACAAAAACATGCTGGCCACGCAGGTAGAGCATCGCTGGCTGCCGTTCGGGTTCAGCAAGCGGTTTGGCGGCGCGGTATTCGCGGGAGCGGCAGTGGTAGGGCCGAAGATCGGTTCGCTTACACCCGCGCGGGCACGGCTGTCTGGCGGCGTTGGTCTGAGATATTTATTGTTTCCCAAAAAAGACATTTTCCTGCGGCTGGACGTCGGTTTTACGAAGGACGGACCCGGTTTTTACCTTTTTACAGGCGAAGCGTTTTAG
- a CDS encoding alpha-amylase family protein, producing MKNRILLFYFLLHTTCLLAQNKADLWWKRNNLRVIQMNLPAYEAATINADSIVTDLVACSANTLLINAGGIMAFYPTKLDFHYRNPYLKDNNVLADIVRKCHEKSIKVIVRFDFSRVHESIFKAHPDWCYISPKGERIINTDMYVVSINAPYVQEKAFRIIEEVINTFPIDGIFLNMPGYQVNNPYEGKYHGIDQNEYDRKRFAEYSGGKALPVEENKADPLFQKYLEFKKATVEDWSERLHKLVKSKNEQIAICTYSDKFVDIIRHESQSMTTLPYWPYTASDNVGNAVNSFPDHIISNASIQQISFQSRYNAVEPEETRIRLYENIANGSGLDMSMMGDMRGYEDERNFPVFRKVYGFHKKNEAYFGKYKSVAKIAVVAPGAWPSGEPMQEYRGIQLMLREAHIPFDIVEDGQISHLEEKMKGYQLIILPEITYLKPEAIRILKEASQQGTHLIATNRALWDSPETLEALFGAKIEKKDNDGAGNYLVPDDRGIFKSFKGQSMLFWKFNLGLYDLSGADQKLLPGVGKRPPRPARDHRRA from the coding sequence ATGAAAAACCGCATTTTACTCTTTTATTTCCTACTGCATACAACTTGCCTGCTGGCACAAAACAAGGCCGACCTCTGGTGGAAAAGGAACAACCTCAGGGTCATTCAAATGAACCTCCCCGCCTACGAGGCAGCGACGATCAACGCCGATTCCATTGTAACGGACCTCGTCGCATGCTCAGCTAACACCCTGTTAATCAATGCCGGAGGAATCATGGCATTCTATCCGACCAAACTGGATTTCCACTATCGCAACCCCTATCTCAAAGACAATAATGTGCTGGCCGATATCGTCCGCAAATGCCACGAGAAGAGCATTAAAGTGATCGTCCGCTTTGATTTCAGCCGCGTGCATGAAAGCATTTTCAAAGCCCACCCCGACTGGTGCTACATTTCCCCAAAGGGTGAACGCATCATCAATACGGATATGTATGTAGTGTCCATTAATGCACCCTATGTGCAGGAAAAGGCATTCAGGATCATCGAGGAGGTGATCAATACCTTCCCGATAGACGGTATTTTCCTGAATATGCCCGGTTACCAGGTCAATAACCCATACGAAGGCAAATACCACGGCATTGATCAGAATGAGTATGATAGAAAGCGTTTCGCCGAATATAGCGGCGGCAAAGCACTGCCTGTCGAAGAAAACAAAGCCGACCCGCTTTTCCAGAAATACCTGGAATTCAAGAAAGCGACGGTCGAAGACTGGTCCGAGCGGCTGCACAAGCTCGTGAAATCCAAAAATGAGCAGATCGCGATTTGCACCTATTCCGACAAGTTTGTGGACATTATCCGCCACGAGTCTCAAAGCATGACCACCCTGCCCTATTGGCCCTACACGGCGTCGGACAACGTTGGAAATGCCGTGAACTCATTCCCCGACCACATTATCAGCAATGCGAGCATTCAGCAGATTTCCTTCCAGTCGCGGTACAATGCCGTGGAGCCGGAAGAAACCCGGATCAGACTGTATGAGAATATTGCGAACGGTTCGGGCCTGGATATGAGCATGATGGGCGATATGCGCGGGTATGAGGACGAGCGAAATTTCCCGGTTTTCAGGAAAGTATATGGTTTTCACAAAAAGAACGAGGCCTATTTTGGTAAATACAAATCAGTGGCAAAAATAGCGGTGGTAGCGCCCGGCGCCTGGCCTAGCGGCGAGCCCATGCAGGAATACCGCGGCATCCAGCTGATGCTCCGCGAGGCGCACATCCCGTTCGACATCGTGGAAGACGGCCAGATTTCCCATCTGGAAGAAAAAATGAAAGGCTACCAGCTGATTATCCTCCCCGAAATCACCTATCTCAAACCGGAGGCGATCCGTATCTTGAAAGAAGCCAGCCAGCAAGGCACCCACCTGATCGCCACCAACCGCGCATTGTGGGACAGTCCTGAAACGCTGGAAGCCCTTTTCGGCGCGAAAATCGAGAAGAAGGATAATGATGGCGCCGGCAACTACCTCGTTCCCGACGACCGGGGCATTTTCAAGAGCTTCAAAGGCCAGAGCATGCTCTTCTGGAAATTCAATCTCGGCCTTTACGACCTCTCCGGCGCAGACCAGAAGCTATTGCCCGGTGTTGGCAAAAGGCCGCCCCGGCCCGCCCGAGATCATCGGCGGGCATGA
- a CDS encoding response regulator: MDIVLVDEHFLLVDALQNLLKSMPEVSDVDIYTDGKEFIAERAAHPPDILVMDLALNGMNSIELLDICRSTLPSEMKIIVLSAVTDAQTVKHTIRRGANSFLSKSTALEEFLESIFQVYKGKQYIGRSIRESLVNSVFSEEEVVLHLSPREKQVLRKVCSGHTIKEIAYELKLSTHTVQYYHRSVMDKLKVRRTTDLIVYAMQHGLYIPEAR; the protein is encoded by the coding sequence ATGGATATAGTTTTAGTCGACGAGCATTTTCTGTTGGTAGATGCTCTGCAAAACCTTTTGAAATCGATGCCGGAAGTCAGCGACGTGGACATTTATACCGATGGCAAAGAGTTTATTGCTGAACGCGCCGCGCACCCGCCGGACATCCTTGTCATGGACCTCGCGCTGAATGGCATGAACAGTATCGAACTGCTGGATATCTGCCGCAGTACGCTGCCGAGCGAAATGAAGATCATCGTGCTGTCGGCAGTTACCGACGCCCAGACGGTCAAACACACGATCCGCCGGGGCGCCAATAGCTTTCTGTCAAAATCGACGGCATTGGAAGAATTCCTGGAATCGATTTTTCAGGTGTACAAGGGCAAGCAATACATCGGGCGTTCCATCCGCGAAAGTCTGGTCAACAGTGTTTTTTCGGAAGAAGAAGTTGTGCTGCACCTTTCACCGCGCGAAAAGCAGGTGCTGCGTAAGGTATGCAGCGGACATACGATCAAGGAGATTGCCTACGAACTGAAACTGAGCACCCACACCGTGCAGTATTATCACCGGAGTGTGATGGATAAATTGAAGGTCCGCCGCACGACCGACCTCATCGTGTACGCCATGCAGCACGGCCTGTATATCCCGGAAGCCAGGTAG